AAGGACGTCCGGTTTGTACTACTTTTTCGAGAATGGGCAACAAATCTTTCATCACGGAGATTTTTTTGTCGTAAATCAGGATGAAAGGATTGTCGTACACGGCTTCCATTTTTTCGGTATCGGTAACAAAATAAGGGGAGATGTATCCACGGTCGAACTGCATACCTTCCACAACTTTCACGTAGGTTTCGTTGGTTTTCGATTCTTCAATGGTAATAACACCTTCTTTTTTTACTTTTTCCATGGCTTCGGCTATCAGCTTGCCGATATTGGTATCATTGTTTGCCGAAATGGCAGCCACCTGTTCAATTTTCTCCAGGCTATCGCCAATTTCTCTGGATTGGCTTTTCAGGCTTTCAATAACGGCATCAACGGCTTTATCAATACCACGTTTCAAATCCATGGGGTTAGCACCGGCAGTAACATTTTTCAAACCGGTGGTTATGATTGCCTGTGCAAGCACTGTGGCAGTAGTAGTTCCGTCGCCGGCTATATCTGAAGTTTTTGAAGCAACTTCTTTCAGTAGCTGGGCGCCCATATTTTCTATTTCGTCTTTCAGTTCAATTTCTTTAGCCACAGTAACGCCGTCTTTTGTGATAGAAGGAGCACCGTATTTTTTGTCAATTATCACATTGCGTCCTTTAGGACCCAGAGTAACTTTTACTGCATTTGCCAGCGCATCGGCACCCTTTTTCAGGCTTTCGCGGGCTTCAAAGTCAAATATGATTTGTTTTGCCATAATTCAATAAGTTTTAAAATTAAGATAATAATTTTTAAAATATTAGATGATTGCAAGAATATCGGATTCGCGCATCATAAGATAATCTTTTCCACTAATAGTAATCTCTGTTCCTGCATATTTTCCGTACAATACGGTATCGCCTACTTTTACAGTAAGGGGTTCATCTTTTTTACCATTTCCTATCGCAACAACTTTTCCTTTTTGGGGTTTTTCTTTTGCTGTGTCGGGAATAATGATTCCGCCTGCAGTTTTTTGTTCTGCTGCCGAAGGTTCAACAAGAACTCTGTCGGCTAAAGGTTTGATGTTCATCATTTCATTAATTATTTTAAGTTAAACGTTTTTTAAATAGAGTACTTGCCCTATGACATATTTTATGCCAAACCCTAAAAACAAAAAAAATGTCAGAATGAATGACATTCTGACATTTTTTATATAGTGTTAACTTTTATTCCTCATCCTTAACGGGGGGAGCTTGATAATCCTTTGAAGGAGATGCCTTTGAATTGAGTTTTTCACGAAGTTCGGTATCCGCCGACGTACCAGTAACACGGTTGCGTGGAATTACAAAAATTGAAATTAAACTAAGTGCCAACAAAATTATAGCCAATGTCCATGTGGTTTTTTCAAGGAAGTCTGCAGTTTTACGAACGCCCATAAATTGGTTACTTCCTGCAAAATTAGAGGCAAGCCCTCCTCCTTTTGAGTTTTGAACCAGCACTACCAATACCAGTAAAACACAAGTAATCAGAATTAAAATCGAGATAAAAATATATGCTCCCATTGTTTAGCGTTTTTCATGTTAAATAGTAACAGGCAAGCAGTTATACACTCTTATTTTCGGATTTTGCTGCCTGTTCTTTCATTTTTTTAATTTGGGTTGCAAAATAACTGCTTTTTTCAGTAATATCCAAACGTAATTTTTCTAAAATCTTAATTGCTTTCGAATAATTTCCCTGCCGGGCATAAATGTTTGCAAGTGTTTCAGTAACGATCTCCTCATTATCAATGGTGCTGTTACGGGCAATATGTTGGGGATTAAAAAATTCGGATCTCACACGGCTGATTTTTGGCTCATTTCTGATAAACTGCTCAATAATATCGGCTTTCGAACGTAACGTACCATCGGATTTTGCAATAGAATGTCCTTGTTCATCTGATTTCTGTGGCTGTAACTGCTGTTTTTCCGATCGTATTTCGGCAAGACGTTTTTTAATAAGCTCCAGCAGTTGACCTGAAGAGGGTTGTTGTTGCCTATCAACCGGGAGAAAGGAGGGTTTATCTTCAGATTGTTCAGGCAAAGGTTGCAAGGTTTCTTTCTTTGCAGCTTTGTTTTTGAAGGCAGACTGATCAGCTATGCTCCGTTCAATCAGTTGTTTTAAAATCTTTCTATCGGAGGCATAGGCTGCGGCTGTGTGTAGTCTGCCTGAAAAAAGTATATTATTTTCAACATTCAGGTTTTTAGCATACAATAGTTGCAAAGACTGGCAATAGGGATATTCATTTACCAAACTTTCGATTTGTGCCAGTGTTTGTGCATTGAGCTGGTCGGGGTAATTTAAGAAATGTTCGAAAAGCCGATAATTCATAACTCACCAATTTACAACGGATTTATTAAAAATGTCATCCACAAGCATTTCGTTTATTTGCTTTATCAGGTCTTCTTCTACTGCCGGCAAATTCTGGTGTGAATCGTAATCGAAGTAACGTGAAAAAGTAGTTTCAAAATCCTGCACAGGTTCTTTTGTATTGGTAAATTTAACTTTTACGGTAATGGTAAGTCGGTTTAATGCAGCAATTTCATTACTTTGAATAGCTACAGGCTGGGTTCCATACCCGGTAATTTCTCCTTCGATGGTAAGGTCGCCGGCATTGTCAACCTGTGTAAGGTTGGTTTGGGCAGCAAAACGGTCGCGCAGTGCCTGAGTAAACAATTGGCTGAGTGAAGGCTGAACCAAAGACGCATGATTAGGAAAATATTTTATAGCGATGGTTTTCACTTCGGGAGAAATGGAAGCACCGGTAAAAGAGTAAATACCACAGGATGTTGTGCATAAAAATAAAAGTATTCCAAAAAACGGCGCCCAAAAACTGTTTTTAAAAAATCTGGACATACTATTTGTGTCTTTTTTCAATTTGGAAGCAATTTTAAATATTTACTTGATATCGTATTCTTTAATTTTTCTGTAAAGGGTACGTTCGGAAATTCCAAGTTCATCGGCTGCATTTTTGCGTTTTCCTCCGTGTTTTTCGAGTGCTTTCTTTATCATGTCAATTTCTTTTTTTTGAAGGGATAATGATTCCTCCCAGATTTCGGAAGGTTGGATACCATTTTCGCTTTCAATAAAAGGATCATGAAATTCAACAGGTTCTTCATTTGCTGTGCGATGCCCGATGTCTTTATAAAGATTTTGCAACATAGTAGTACCCGATTCATGAATATTTTGCGATTTTTCTCCACTAATGATCTCGGCAACAAATTTTTTTAATTCCGAAATATCCTTTTTCATGTCAAAAAGAACTTTATAAAGAAGTTCTCTTTCAAGATGATCAGTAGTAGTTGAAGGTTGACTTTCTTTTGCAGCATATAAAACAGGCAATTCCCGGTTTTGGGGAAGATATTTTCCCATGATGAGGGCGGTTACAAACCGGTTTTCCTCAATTATTGAAACCTGCTCGGTAATGTTTTTTAATTGACGAATATTGCCTGGCCAGCGGTAATTAATGATGAGTTTACGAGCTTCTTCATCAAGCTCGGTAGCCGGCATGCGATATTTTTCTGCAAAGTCAGAGGCAAATTTTCTGAAAAGCAACAATATATCTTCTTTTCGGTCGCGTAAAGGAGGAATAAGAATAGGAACGGTATTTAAGCGGTAATACAAGTCTTCGCGAAATTTGCCTTTTTGAATAGCATCCGGGATAAAAACGTTCGTAGCCCCAACTACCCTTACATTGGTTTTCTGACTTTTGGAAGAGCCCACTTTCATAAATTCTCCCGTTTCAAGTACTCTTAACAAACGAACCTGGGTAGAAAGGGGCAACTCTGCCACTTCATCCAGAAAAATTGTGCCCCCGTTAACTACTTCAAAATAGCCTTTTCGTGCTTCATGGGCTCCTGTAAATGAGCCCTTTTCGTGTCCAAACAATTCACTATCTATAGTACCTTCAGGTATAGCGCCACAGTTAACAGCAATATAGGGTCCATGTTTGCGGGCACTAAGTTGATGAATTATTTGCGGAAAAACTTCTTTTCCTGTACCGCTTTCGCCATAAATTAATACAGATATGTCGGTTGGAGCTACTTGCCGGGCAATATCAATGGCTCTATCGAGAAGGGGTGAGTTTCCGATAATTCCAAAGCGTTGTTTTATTGACAGAATATCCATAACTTACTAAAAATACGTTCGTAAAACCTTTTGCAAAGATATGAAAATCATTGATATTAACGATAAGTAATTAAAAAAGGCATTTCCCTGCCTTTGCAGACAAATGCCTTGGATGTATTTTTCTGAAATTATGTTATTTCTTTTTGAAAAGTTCCTTTTTCAGTCGCTGAATATGTCCGCGTCCGAGGGCTTTTACCTCGCAACCCAATTCAAAATACCGGGTGATATCTTTGTCGCTCAGAATTCCGAACGCATCAATGATGGCAAAGGGAGCGCCTGCCCACTGGAACAATTCATCAGGACTAAGATGGAGATATTGTTTGTGTGGAACAGCAAGCACTATGGCTTCTCTTCCTTTTACGGATTTTGAGAGATCCTTTTCTACGTGAATATTCGCCAGTTGATCCTGATTACGGAAAAAACGTTTCCATGATTGTCCTGGTGCCGGATAATCTTCCTGCGATTCGAGTTCGTACCAATGATCGACATATGGGTCATGGACGTGTACTTCGGCGCCCATTTGGCTTAGTTTCCGGACGAGCAATTCGCTTCCGCTGTAACGGGTATCACCTACATCCTGACGGTAGCTTGCTCCACAAATAAGGACCTCTGCTCCGGCAATATATCTGCCCATATTCCGCAACCCGTCGCGAACGAGTTCCGCTACATGAAGGGCACGCGTATCATTAATATCTATTGCAGTAGGTGTAATTTTGAACAATTCGTCACCATCTTCAAAACCTAAAATGTGCCGGTAAGCCCAGTAGCCAAGACCACCATCTTTAGGCAGGCAATATCCACCTACGCCTGGTCCAGGGAAAATAATATTGTTATGGGTAGGGCGCATTTTTATGGCATTAATTACTTTTATCAGGTCAACGCCATTACGTTCGGCAAAAAGACTCCATTCGTGCAGATATGCCAATATTGTAGCTCTATAAGAATTTTC
This portion of the Lentimicrobiaceae bacterium genome encodes:
- a CDS encoding co-chaperone GroES, producing the protein MNIKPLADRVLVEPSAAEQKTAGGIIIPDTAKEKPQKGKVVAIGNGKKDEPLTVKVGDTVLYGKYAGTEITISGKDYLMMRESDILAII
- the secG gene encoding preprotein translocase subunit SecG, producing MGAYIFISILILITCVLLVLVVLVQNSKGGGLASNFAGSNQFMGVRKTADFLEKTTWTLAIILLALSLISIFVIPRNRVTGTSADTELREKLNSKASPSKDYQAPPVKDEE
- the lptE gene encoding LPS assembly lipoprotein LptE, producing MSRFFKNSFWAPFFGILLFLCTTSCGIYSFTGASISPEVKTIAIKYFPNHASLVQPSLSQLFTQALRDRFAAQTNLTQVDNAGDLTIEGEITGYGTQPVAIQSNEIAALNRLTITVKVKFTNTKEPVQDFETTFSRYFDYDSHQNLPAVEEDLIKQINEMLVDDIFNKSVVNW
- a CDS encoding sigma-54 dependent transcriptional regulator; its protein translation is MDILSIKQRFGIIGNSPLLDRAIDIARQVAPTDISVLIYGESGTGKEVFPQIIHQLSARKHGPYIAVNCGAIPEGTIDSELFGHEKGSFTGAHEARKGYFEVVNGGTIFLDEVAELPLSTQVRLLRVLETGEFMKVGSSKSQKTNVRVVGATNVFIPDAIQKGKFREDLYYRLNTVPILIPPLRDRKEDILLLFRKFASDFAEKYRMPATELDEEARKLIINYRWPGNIRQLKNITEQVSIIEENRFVTALIMGKYLPQNRELPVLYAAKESQPSTTTDHLERELLYKVLFDMKKDISELKKFVAEIISGEKSQNIHESGTTMLQNLYKDIGHRTANEEPVEFHDPFIESENGIQPSEIWEESLSLQKKEIDMIKKALEKHGGKRKNAADELGISERTLYRKIKEYDIK